CGTACTTCCCTGCGCATCGTACTCTTCCACCGCAAGCACTTTGGTCAGCATCTCAGTAAAAAAATTGTCGCTCTCTTGGTTCAGCCATTCAACCATTCTGAAAAGCGGTTCGGATGTGTGGGTGTCGATCAGCTCCAGGTTGTCATCACTCCATGAGTAGTAGTCACTATCGGTAAGAAGCTGTCCGCTGAAACGGATACCGGACTGCTCCAGATAGCGGGAAAACGTATCAATAAAGTAGAGGGATGGCGCCATCACCGAGAGCGGTTCGGTTTCATAATAACCCTGAGGCAGTGTGCTTCGCAGCACAATGGTATTTGTTCCCAGAATTCTTCTGTAGGATTCGTTGTAGCCGGCAGATGGCGGTGTGATAACCTGCTCGTTTATGAACTCCACATAGGGAGTGTTAAAAGGAAACCACTGTATCTGCGGTGTACTGCCTGCCTCACCCTCGGCAACAACCTCCAGGTTTACAACATTGGAATTGAATGAAAGCGCGTTGATTTCGGGTGCATAGTAATAGGAAAGGTCATCCCACTCCCAGCCCCGCGGATAGGGAATGTCGTCAAAAAGTCCATCCCAGGCGATGATATTGCCGTCAATCTCTCTGATCCCCATCGATGCGAGCACCCTGAACCACTTTTCGAACAGGAAAAGGGGATCTTCATAAAAATCTCCGTTGATGGACGGGTCGCCGCTGCCCCGAATGATCAGATCGCCGCGCCATCGGTCGCCTACCTGCTCACCGCGGCCATAGAGACGGGTTTTGAACCGGTAGTCGGTACCGAGCTTCTCCAGAAAGGCACCGGAACTTACCAGCTTCAGATTTGAGGCAGGACGAACCAGCTTCCCGCCATTCAGGTCTTCAAGCAGCGCACCACTGCTGTCTCTCACCTGTACAACCCAAAACGCATCCGAGGCCTGGCTGCGATCGATGGCATACCGGATCTGGGAAGACAACTGCGCATAGGCAGCTGCTTGCAGAAACAAAAGGAGAAAAATTGCCAGGTAAAAACCCGGCAGCAAGAATCTGGCGTTCATAAATGACCGGGCTTCAGTTACCGAAATAGCGTTCCTCCTCGGCATGGAACGCTTTGAAAATTTCATCTGCCGTTTCACAGTCCGACAGTGCTTCCCGGAAGGCGGAACTGTTCATCAGCCTTGAAATTCTGCTGAGAAGCTTAATATGGGTACTGTTTTTAGATTCGGGTCCCGCAAGCAAAAAAACCATTTTCACCGGCTCTCCGTCAATCGAATCGTAGTCTATTGGATCTTTCAGAATGGCAAAACTGGCGTAGTTCTTTTCTATTGATTTTACCTTACCGTGTGGTATAGCAAGATTTTTTCCCACCCCGGTCGACATAATCTCTTCGCGCTCAAAAACGGAATCCCGAATTTCTTCAAGCTGCTCTTTTGTAACATCATCCGAAAGGGCATCAACCATCTCATTCAACAACTCCTTCTTGTTTTTAACCTTCAGTCCTGCCAGAATTGTGGAGTTGTCGAGAAGTGAATAGATATTCATAAAAAAAGGAGATCAAACGCTTTATTTAGGTAAGCTAGAATATAGGGAGCTAATCCCATATTCTTCAAAAAGAATGTGACCGGCCGGCCGACAGCTCCGTGGTTTTTTTAGTATCTTTTTTCGATAATCAAACCCGATACATGATAAGGTCGTCCATCGCAATATTTAAGAAAGAAGTTCGGCAGGAACTGCGCACGAAATATGCCATGAATACTCTTCTGGCATTTACAGGTGCTTCCCTGCTGCTGGTGCTTTTTACGCTGAGTGCACAGCTTCTGAACCCCACTCCCAAAAGCGGGCTGGTATGGATAATCATTCTTTTTGCTGCCATGACTGGTATGGCGCGCACATTTGTCCACGAAACCGAGAAAAAGACATGGGATCTGCTTCAGCTGCATGCAGATCCTTCCGACGTCTACACCGGTAAATTGCTTTATAATTTTGTTTTCCTGCTGGTTCTGCTGATTCTTACGTTTTTCTTCTATCTGATCATGATGGATATGCACATTATCCATTGGGGATACTTACTGGCTGCAGTCGTATTCGGCGCTGCGGGGCTCTCTTCGGTTACCACCATGGTGTCGGCCATGATTGCCAAGGCCGACAGAAAGGGAGCCGTTTTCTCTGTTCTGTGTATTCCGCTTCTGGTGCCTTTACTGCTTATTTTGACCCAGACAACAAAAATGGCGCTAATTGATGGAGATGACGGCTCAGGACTGAATGATGTAGCTGCGCTAACCGGTTATTGCGGAGCCACCATTGCGGCAGGCGTACTTCTGTTCGACTACATCTGGGAAGATTAAAAAAACGTTCACGGTATAGATGATAGACAGCAACAAGAATATTGAATTTGGAGACAGGCGCCTGGTTGGCCAGCTCAATGCGCGTAGCCAGGTTGAGAAGATGTTCCGCTCGGGCCGTCTTAGCCACGCGTATCTGCTGTCGGGCCCTGAAGGATCAGGAAAAACGGCTTTTGCGTTGGCCATGGCTGAAATTGTGAACGGTATTGATCACCTCACCGATTTAAAAGGAACGGCCATCTCCAAAAAATCCAGCTGGTACACGCATCCCGATATCCATCTGTTCATACCGCTGCCTGCTACACTCGGCGGCTCTGAACTGCAGGCGCGGCTCGATCTGCTATCAAAAGACCCATACGAGATAGTCGACTTTTCAGTACGGCCCGCGCTCACCGATTCCGGGACATCCAAAAACAGGCGTGCATTTTATTCCATCGACTACTACCACAGCGAAATCAGGCCTAAAACGGTTTATAAACCAAATGAAGGGCGGCGCACGGTGGTGATACTTACGGGTATCGATACCATGCGAAAAGAGTCGGCCAATGCTTTTTTGAAACTGCTGGAGGAGCCATCCGATAACGTTCTTTTCATTCTCACCGCATCAAAAACCGATCAGCTTCTTCCCACAATCCTCTCGCGATGTCAGCATATTCGGCTGAATCCTCTTACGGAAGACGAGATACGGGAGGGACTGCAGCGTTTCGACGGCAAAAACCCTGAAGAAGCGGAATTTCTGGCCCGGTTGTCAGACGGCAACTATGCTCTTACCCGGCACTTTGATGTAGAAACCCTGCGGCAAACGCGCAGTGAAGTGATCGACTATCTGAGGTACTCATACACTCAGGATGTGCCAAAGCTGTTATCCATGATCAAGGAGTGGAGCAGAAGCCTGAACCGGGAAAACCAGATAGCGCTTTGCAATACGCTTGAACACTTTTTGAGGGACATCCTGATTTACCGTGAAACTGCCGACAGCTCTCTGATAAGCAATATCGACCGGCTGGATGTGATTGAGAAGTTCTGCAAGAGCATGCAGGATGCGCTGCTGATCGATATGATTGAGCATCTAAACACACTTAAGGCCCTTTTGTACCAAAATGTGCAGTTAAAATATATATTTACTGCACTCTCACTTCGATATTCCTACCTGATGCGCGGCAGGCAGCCTGTGATTTCAAAAGATGAAAACTGGAAACACATGCCCGCAATCGGTGAAATGTAACCGTAACGGAACGGATCGCAATGAAACAGCCAACCATACCATTTACAAAGATGCAGGGTGCCGGCAATGATTTTGTTCTGCTGGATAACCGGAATCTGAAGCTGACCGAAGAGTACCTGACGGATCTGGCCCCTGCTATCTGCAACAGGAAATTCGGTATTGGCAGCGATGGCTTGATATCACTTACCTATGATGATACCCAGAAGGCGGACCTCGTGATGCAGTATAAAAATCCGGACGGAAGCGACGCGGGCATGTGCGGAAACGGTGCGCGCTGTTTTGCCGCCTTCGCGGTTACCCTGGGTTCACCAAAACGATTTACGTTCCGGGTTCACGACAACATATACAAAGCAAGCGTGAAGAAATCTGGTGTGAAGATTTCATTTCCTCTCCATACAACCGTTGACCCCCTCAGCGTTGACGGCTATTCGGCCTTCAGTGTCTATACCAATACGGAACATATTGTGTGCCCCGTGGCTCCTGAACATCTTGAGGAGGAGGCGGTTTTGATCTCGGAAGGGCGCTATCTCCGGAATCATGAAAAATTCATGCCGGAAGGGACCAACGTAAATTTCATTTCCGGAATCAATGCTGAAAACCTTTGTCTTCAGACGTACGAACGCGGTGTGGAAAATCTTACACTTGCCTGCGGTACAGGAGCCATTGCCTCAGCCCTTGCCTGGCACAATCTGCAGCAAGCGGGGAGCGGTACATTCACGTACAAGGTGAAAGTTCGGGGAGGCAGCCTGTCTGTACATTTTTCATATGACGCTGAACAGAACAGCTATGAAAAAATTCGTCTTGAAGGTCCGGCTGAATTTGTGTTTGAAGGAAACTACTATCTATAATACTTTTAGATAATTTCATTAAATCATTGGTTTGAAGTTAGTTAATATTCTTTCATTACCATTACTTCTTTTACCTCTTCTATACGGATGCGCTTATCTGGAATCAGCTGAAGGCACCAGGGAGAGCCGTACCGGAGGTGATGCGGCGTCGGCCTTTAGCCCGCCCGGGCAGTTTACTTCAGGGAGTCCCCTGCTCTACTCCGACCTCTCGCCTTCCGGACAACCGGGCGCAGC
The sequence above is drawn from the Rhodohalobacter mucosus genome and encodes:
- the dacB gene encoding D-alanyl-D-alanine carboxypeptidase/D-alanyl-D-alanine endopeptidase — protein: MNARFLLPGFYLAIFLLLFLQAAAYAQLSSQIRYAIDRSQASDAFWVVQVRDSSGALLEDLNGGKLVRPASNLKLVSSGAFLEKLGTDYRFKTRLYGRGEQVGDRWRGDLIIRGSGDPSINGDFYEDPLFLFEKWFRVLASMGIREIDGNIIAWDGLFDDIPYPRGWEWDDLSYYYAPEINALSFNSNVVNLEVVAEGEAGSTPQIQWFPFNTPYVEFINEQVITPPSAGYNESYRRILGTNTIVLRSTLPQGYYETEPLSVMAPSLYFIDTFSRYLEQSGIRFSGQLLTDSDYYSWSDDNLELIDTHTSEPLFRMVEWLNQESDNFFTEMLTKVLAVEEYDAQGSTELGLNVIKEFMHSTGFDTLSVMLRDASGMAPSTLLKASDLNRYLVTIQKEPWFSYLYESLSIGGVNGTLGHRFRNGSLRENFIGKTGFSSGVRSLSGYLQTESGKWLTVTIVTNNYTARTSHVDWVHERILEYLYNGY
- a CDS encoding PTS sugar transporter subunit IIA, which translates into the protein MNIYSLLDNSTILAGLKVKNKKELLNEMVDALSDDVTKEQLEEIRDSVFEREEIMSTGVGKNLAIPHGKVKSIEKNYASFAILKDPIDYDSIDGEPVKMVFLLAGPESKNSTHIKLLSRISRLMNSSAFREALSDCETADEIFKAFHAEEERYFGN
- a CDS encoding heme exporter protein CcmB; the protein is MIRSSIAIFKKEVRQELRTKYAMNTLLAFTGASLLLVLFTLSAQLLNPTPKSGLVWIIILFAAMTGMARTFVHETEKKTWDLLQLHADPSDVYTGKLLYNFVFLLVLLILTFFFYLIMMDMHIIHWGYLLAAVVFGAAGLSSVTTMVSAMIAKADRKGAVFSVLCIPLLVPLLLILTQTTKMALIDGDDGSGLNDVAALTGYCGATIAAGVLLFDYIWED
- a CDS encoding ATP-binding protein, with amino-acid sequence MIDSNKNIEFGDRRLVGQLNARSQVEKMFRSGRLSHAYLLSGPEGSGKTAFALAMAEIVNGIDHLTDLKGTAISKKSSWYTHPDIHLFIPLPATLGGSELQARLDLLSKDPYEIVDFSVRPALTDSGTSKNRRAFYSIDYYHSEIRPKTVYKPNEGRRTVVILTGIDTMRKESANAFLKLLEEPSDNVLFILTASKTDQLLPTILSRCQHIRLNPLTEDEIREGLQRFDGKNPEEAEFLARLSDGNYALTRHFDVETLRQTRSEVIDYLRYSYTQDVPKLLSMIKEWSRSLNRENQIALCNTLEHFLRDILIYRETADSSLISNIDRLDVIEKFCKSMQDALLIDMIEHLNTLKALLYQNVQLKYIFTALSLRYSYLMRGRQPVISKDENWKHMPAIGEM
- the dapF gene encoding diaminopimelate epimerase; translated protein: MKQPTIPFTKMQGAGNDFVLLDNRNLKLTEEYLTDLAPAICNRKFGIGSDGLISLTYDDTQKADLVMQYKNPDGSDAGMCGNGARCFAAFAVTLGSPKRFTFRVHDNIYKASVKKSGVKISFPLHTTVDPLSVDGYSAFSVYTNTEHIVCPVAPEHLEEEAVLISEGRYLRNHEKFMPEGTNVNFISGINAENLCLQTYERGVENLTLACGTGAIASALAWHNLQQAGSGTFTYKVKVRGGSLSVHFSYDAEQNSYEKIRLEGPAEFVFEGNYYL